Proteins encoded in a region of the Procambarus clarkii isolate CNS0578487 chromosome 42, FALCON_Pclarkii_2.0, whole genome shotgun sequence genome:
- the Fdh gene encoding alcohol dehydrogenase class-3, which translates to MAATKGQVIKCKAAVAWEKEKPLTLEDVEVAPPKAGEVRIKILATGVCHTDAYTLDGHDPEGIFPVILGHEGGGIVESVGEGVTSVKEGDHVIALYIPQCRECKFCKSPKTNLCGKIRTTQGKGVMPDGTTRFTCKGKEIYHFMGCSAFSQYTVVAEISVAKVSELAPIEKVCLLGCGVSTGYGAALNTAKVEAGSTCAIFGLGAVGLAAAMGCRTQGAKRIIGIDMNPDKFELGKQFGCTEFVNPNDHSSPIQEVLINMTDGGCDYTFECIGNVNVMRAALEACHKGWGESVIIGVAAAGKEISTRPFQLVTGRVWKGTAFGGWKSRDSVPKLVEDYMNKKIMVDEFITYTKPLDEINSAFELMHQGKAIRSVILME; encoded by the exons ATGGCAGCAACCAAGGGCCAG GTTATAAAGTGTAAAGCAGCTGTTGCGTGGGAAAAGGAGAAACCACTGACTTTGGAGGATGTAGAGGTTGCTCCTCCAAAAGCTGGAGAAGTCCGCATAAAG ATATTGGCAACTGGAGTTTGTCATACTGATGCTTACACTCTGGATGGTCATGACCCTGAGGGAATATTCCCAGTCATCCTTGGACATGAGGGAGGTGGCATTGTGGAAAGTGTTGGAGAGGGCGTCACCTCTGTGAAAGAAG GTGATCACGTTATTGCTTTGTACATACCTCAGTGTCGTGAATGCAAGTTCTGCAAGTCCCCCAAAACAAATTTATGTGGCAAAATTAGAACAACGCAAGGCAAGGGTGTGATGCCAGATGGAACCACACGTTTTACTTGCAAAGGGAAGGAAATCTATCACTTCATGGGATGCTCTGCCTTCTCTCAGTACACAGTTGTAGCAGAGATTTCTGTTGCTAAG GTCAGTGAATTGGCTCCTATTGAGAAGGTGTGCTTGCTTGGCTGTGGTGTGAGCACGGGTTACGGTGCAGCTCTCAACACTGCTAAG GTGGAAGCTGGCTCTACATGTGCCATCTTTGGTCTTGGTGCTGTTGGCTTGGCTGCTGCTATGGGCTGCAGGACCCAAGGTGCAAAGCGCATCATTGGTATTGACATGAACCCAGACAAATTTGAACTTG GAAAACAGTTTGGTTGTACCGAGTTTGTGAACCCAAATGACCATTCTTCTCCCATTCAAGAGGTTCTTATCAACATGACAGATGGTGGATGTGATTACACTTTTGAGTGCATTGGTAATGTGAATGTGATGCGTGCTGCCTTGGAGGCATGCCACAAGGGGTGGGGTGAGAGCGTCATCATTGGTGTCGCAGCTGCAGGCAAGGAGATCTCCACTAGACCATTCCAGCTGGTAACTGGAAGAGTCTGGAAAGGAACAGCCTTTGGAG GTTGGAAGTCTCGTGACAGTGTGCCAAAGCTGGTCGAAGACTACATGAATAAGAAAATAatggttgatgagtttataacttACACAAAACCATTGGATGAAATCAACTCTGCTTTTGAACTGATGCACCAGGGAAAGGCAATTCGAAGTGTCATACTTATGGAATAA